A window of the Streptomyces albireticuli genome harbors these coding sequences:
- a CDS encoding cystathionine beta-synthase produces the protein MQYHDSMVELVGNTPLVKLNSVTEGIQATVLAKVEYFNPGGSVKDRIAVRMIEAAEKSGELKPGGTIVEPTSGNTGVGLAIVAQQKGYKCIFVCPDKVSNDKINVLRAYGAEVVVCPTAVDPEHPDSYYNVSDRLVQETPNAWKPDQYSNPNNALSHYHSTGPEIWEQTEGKITHFVTGVGTGGTISGTGRYLKEVSDGRVKVIGSDPEGSVYSGGSGRPYLIEGVGEDFWPSAYDGTVTDEIIAVSDKDAFQMTRRLAREEGLLVGGSCGMAVVSALELAKRLGPDDVVVVLLPDSGRGYLSKIFNDEWMADYGFLEEPGDAARVGDVLRRKDGGMPSLVHMHPEETVGEAIEVLREYGVSQMPIVKPGAGHPDVMAAEVIGSVVERELLDALFTQRASLTDPLEKHMCPPLPQVGSGEPVADLMAVLGEADAAIVIVEGKPKGVVSRQDLLAFLAESAAPAK, from the coding sequence GTGCAGTATCACGATTCGATGGTTGAGCTTGTCGGCAACACCCCGCTTGTGAAGCTCAACAGCGTGACCGAAGGCATCCAGGCCACCGTGCTTGCCAAGGTCGAGTACTTCAACCCCGGCGGTTCGGTGAAGGACCGGATCGCCGTGCGGATGATCGAGGCCGCCGAGAAGTCCGGCGAGCTCAAGCCCGGCGGCACCATCGTGGAGCCGACCTCCGGCAACACCGGTGTGGGCCTGGCGATCGTGGCCCAGCAAAAGGGCTACAAGTGCATCTTCGTGTGCCCGGACAAGGTGTCCAACGACAAGATCAACGTGCTGCGCGCCTACGGGGCCGAGGTCGTCGTCTGCCCGACCGCCGTCGACCCGGAGCACCCGGACTCCTACTACAACGTCTCGGACCGTCTCGTGCAGGAGACCCCGAACGCCTGGAAGCCGGACCAGTACAGCAACCCCAACAACGCCCTGTCGCACTACCACTCCACCGGCCCGGAGATCTGGGAGCAGACCGAGGGCAAGATCACTCACTTTGTGACCGGCGTGGGCACCGGCGGCACCATCAGCGGCACCGGCCGCTACCTCAAGGAGGTCAGCGACGGCCGGGTCAAGGTCATCGGCTCCGACCCCGAGGGCTCCGTCTACAGCGGCGGCTCCGGCCGTCCGTACCTGATCGAGGGCGTCGGCGAGGACTTCTGGCCGAGCGCCTACGACGGCACGGTGACCGACGAGATCATCGCGGTCTCCGACAAGGACGCCTTCCAGATGACCCGCCGCCTCGCCCGCGAGGAGGGCCTGCTCGTCGGCGGCTCCTGCGGCATGGCCGTCGTCAGCGCCCTGGAGCTCGCCAAGCGCCTCGGCCCGGACGACGTCGTCGTCGTGCTGCTGCCCGACAGCGGCCGCGGCTACCTCAGCAAGATCTTCAACGACGAGTGGATGGCGGACTACGGCTTCCTGGAGGAGCCGGGCGACGCCGCCCGCGTCGGTGACGTGCTGCGCCGCAAGGACGGCGGCATGCCCTCGCTGGTGCACATGCACCCCGAGGAGACGGTCGGCGAGGCCATCGAGGTGCTCCGCGAGTACGGCGTCTCGCAGATGCCCATCGTCAAGCCGGGCGCGGGGCACCCCGATGTGATGGCCGCCGAGGTCATCGGCTCGGTCGTGGAGCGCGAGCTGCTGGACGCCCTGTTCACGCAGCGCGCCTCGCTCACCGACCCGCTGGAGAAGCACATGTGCCCGCCGCTGCCGCAGGTCGGCTCCGGTGAGCCGGTCGCGGACCTGATGGCGGTGCTCGGCGAGGCCGACGCGGCGATCGTGATCGTCGAGGGCAAGCCCAAGGGCGTCGTCAGCCGCCAGGACCTGCTGGCCTTCCTGGCCGAGAGCGCCGCTCCCGCCAAGTAG
- a CDS encoding helix-turn-helix domain-containing protein, whose product MPDWWPQIRRVDLLSIREKDVFWLLGAGCSNRSISVRLQVTERTVKAHVARILTKLEVESRLQAGLVSYIYHQAQGRHLAAVKAG is encoded by the coding sequence ATGCCTGACTGGTGGCCGCAGATCAGGAGGGTGGATCTCCTGTCCATCCGGGAGAAGGACGTGTTCTGGCTGCTCGGAGCGGGTTGTTCCAACCGCTCCATCTCGGTGCGGCTCCAGGTGACGGAGCGCACCGTCAAGGCCCATGTGGCCCGCATACTCACCAAGTTGGAAGTGGAATCCCGTCTTCAGGCCGGCCTCGTCTCGTACATCTACCACCAGGCGCAAGGGCGCCATCTCGCCGCGGTGAAGGCCGGCTGA
- a CDS encoding SGNH/GDSL hydrolase family protein, which produces MSMSRARVARRIAAAAAYGGGGIGLLGATAVGVLLTEARLAKRVVGGAHEAPPHADGRYGSAFVHRLGRDPLLLGVLGDSTAAGQGVHRPRQTPGALLASGLAAVAERPVTLRNVALSGAQSHDLDRQVTLLLDDGPPPDVCVIMIGANDVTHGMPAARSVRLLSDAVRRLREAGSEVVVGTCPDLGTIEPVYQPLRWVAKRLSRQLAAAQTIGVLEAGGRTVSLGDLLGPEFAENPRELFGPDNYHPSAEGYATAAMAVLPTLCAALGLWPEHEERPDVARREGILPVARAAAEAASEGGTEVTAARGRWALLKHRKRRHLPAHTEATPHHAWLRVGRGS; this is translated from the coding sequence ATGTCCATGTCGAGGGCGAGAGTCGCACGGCGGATCGCGGCCGCCGCGGCGTACGGCGGAGGCGGTATCGGCCTGCTGGGCGCGACGGCGGTCGGTGTGCTGCTCACCGAGGCGCGGCTGGCCAAGCGGGTGGTCGGCGGGGCCCACGAGGCGCCGCCGCACGCGGACGGCCGCTACGGCTCCGCGTTCGTCCACCGGCTCGGCCGGGACCCGCTGCTGCTGGGGGTCCTCGGCGACTCCACGGCGGCGGGCCAGGGCGTGCACCGGCCCCGGCAGACGCCCGGCGCCCTGCTGGCCTCCGGGCTCGCGGCGGTCGCCGAGCGGCCGGTCACGCTGCGCAACGTGGCACTGTCCGGCGCCCAGTCCCACGACCTGGACCGGCAGGTCACCCTGCTGCTCGACGACGGCCCGCCCCCCGACGTCTGCGTGATCATGATCGGGGCGAACGACGTCACCCACGGGATGCCGGCGGCCCGCTCGGTGCGGCTGCTGTCCGACGCGGTGCGCAGGCTGCGCGAGGCGGGCAGCGAGGTGGTGGTGGGCACCTGCCCCGACCTGGGCACGATCGAGCCCGTCTACCAGCCGCTGCGCTGGGTGGCCAAGCGGCTGAGCCGGCAGCTGGCGGCGGCCCAGACGATCGGCGTCCTGGAGGCCGGCGGCCGTACGGTCTCGCTCGGCGACCTGCTGGGCCCGGAGTTCGCGGAGAACCCCCGCGAGCTGTTCGGACCCGACAACTACCACCCGTCCGCGGAGGGCTACGCCACGGCGGCGATGGCCGTGCTGCCGACGCTGTGCGCGGCGCTGGGCCTGTGGCCGGAGCACGAGGAGCGCCCGGACGTGGCGCGCCGCGAGGGCATCCTGCCGGTGGCCCGGGCGGCCGCGGAGGCGGCGTCCGAGGGCGGCACCGAGGTCACGGCGGCGCGCGGGCGCTGGGCCCTGCTCAAGCACCGCAAGCGGCGGCACCTGCCTGCCCATACGGAGGCGACTCCGCACCACGCGTGGCTTCGGGTGGGGCGGGGGTCGTGA
- a CDS encoding acyl-CoA synthetase produces MLTSLAAGAGGAGGPDLPDALTVAGRTCSREELLGAAAAVAHRIAGAPSVAVQAEATLETVVAVVGALLAGVPAVPLPPDAGPAERDHILRDSGAALVLGAGGDLPVDVAERADWSGAEPDPATTALILYTSGTTGSPKGVLIPRAAVAAGLDGLAEAWAWTAGDTLVHGLPLFHVHGLVLGVLGALRTGCRLVHTGRPTPAAYAAAGGSLYFGVPTVWSRVVREPAAARELGKARLLVSGSAALPAPVFRDLEALTGQRPVERYGMTETLITVSTRADGDRRPGSVGLPLPGIRTRLARTESGIGELEVSGPTLFAGYLGRPEATAAAHAGDGWFRTGDIATVDPDGMHRIVGRASVDLIKTGGYRVGAGEVENALLDHPAVREAAVVGVDHDDLGQEIVAYVVADGVSERTLIDFVAGHLSAHKRPRRVRFLEALPRNAMGKPQKKLLPPL; encoded by the coding sequence CTGCTGACGTCCCTCGCCGCCGGAGCGGGCGGCGCCGGCGGCCCCGACCTGCCCGACGCCCTGACCGTCGCCGGCCGGACGTGCTCGCGGGAGGAACTGCTGGGCGCCGCGGCCGCGGTGGCGCACCGGATCGCCGGGGCGCCGTCCGTGGCCGTCCAGGCGGAGGCCACCCTGGAGACCGTCGTCGCCGTCGTGGGCGCGCTGCTCGCCGGGGTGCCCGCCGTGCCGCTGCCGCCGGACGCCGGGCCCGCCGAGCGGGACCACATCCTGCGCGACTCCGGTGCCGCCCTGGTGCTGGGCGCGGGCGGCGACCTGCCGGTCGACGTGGCGGAGCGGGCCGACTGGTCAGGCGCCGAGCCGGACCCCGCCACCACCGCCCTGATCCTCTACACCTCCGGCACCACCGGCTCGCCCAAGGGCGTCCTGATCCCGCGCGCGGCCGTCGCCGCCGGCCTGGACGGGCTCGCCGAGGCGTGGGCGTGGACGGCCGGGGACACCCTCGTGCACGGCCTGCCGCTGTTCCATGTGCACGGCCTCGTCCTCGGGGTGCTGGGCGCCCTGCGCACCGGCTGCCGGCTCGTCCACACCGGCCGGCCCACCCCCGCGGCGTACGCGGCGGCCGGCGGCAGCCTCTACTTCGGCGTGCCGACCGTGTGGTCCCGCGTGGTCCGGGAGCCGGCCGCCGCCCGGGAGCTCGGCAAGGCGCGGCTGCTGGTGTCGGGCAGCGCGGCGCTGCCCGCGCCCGTCTTCCGCGACCTGGAGGCGCTCACCGGGCAGCGGCCCGTGGAGCGCTACGGCATGACGGAGACCCTGATCACCGTCTCGACCCGGGCCGACGGTGACCGCCGCCCCGGTTCGGTGGGCCTGCCGCTGCCGGGCATAAGGACCAGGCTGGCGCGGACCGAGAGCGGCATCGGCGAGCTGGAGGTGTCCGGGCCGACCCTCTTCGCGGGCTACCTCGGGCGCCCGGAGGCGACGGCCGCGGCGCACGCCGGGGACGGCTGGTTCCGCACCGGCGACATCGCGACCGTCGACCCCGACGGCATGCACCGCATCGTGGGCCGGGCCTCCGTCGACCTGATCAAGACCGGTGGCTACCGGGTCGGCGCGGGCGAGGTGGAGAACGCCCTGCTGGACCACCCCGCGGTGCGGGAGGCGGCCGTCGTCGGCGTGGACCACGACGACCTCGGGCAGGAGATCGTCGCCTATGTGGTGGCCGACGGGGTGTCCGAGCGGACCCTGATCGACTTCGTGGCCGGACACCTCTCCGCGCACAAGCGGCCCCGCCGCGTCCGGTTCCTGGAGGCGCTGCCGCGCAACGCGATGGGCAAGCCGCAGAAGAAGCTCCTCCCGCCGCTGTAG
- a CDS encoding DUF4287 domain-containing protein: MSHVFSDETHRNLLSRIPQCTGREVADWLRTVEEGPSLFRFEEKVSWLRGEHDLAYGHAKAIVHEYDLRRAARKLR, from the coding sequence ATGTCCCACGTCTTCTCCGACGAGACCCACCGGAATCTGCTCTCCCGTATCCCTCAATGCACCGGCCGTGAAGTCGCGGACTGGCTGCGCACGGTAGAAGAAGGCCCTTCCCTCTTCCGATTCGAGGAGAAGGTGAGCTGGCTCCGTGGAGAGCACGACCTCGCCTACGGCCATGCCAAAGCGATCGTCCACGAGTACGACCTCCGACGGGCCGCGCGGAAGCTCCGGTAG
- a CDS encoding Bax inhibitor-1/YccA family membrane protein, with the protein MRSSNPVFSRGFRDNGYAGFNGAPQAGTAAQGNPYANNPYAEPTNPYAANPYAQGPDTQQGAPQAPARADRMTMDDVVMRTGTTLGLVVVAAVIGWAAKIPVGVGFAAGLVAMVLGFVQSFKQKPVPALILGYAALEGLFLGVVSRSYNHYADGAPVQAVLGTIAVSVGVLIAYKTRLIRVDRRFIRFVTAAAIGFVLLMLVNVLFAAFGGGDGLGLRSGPLGIGVGVIGVLIGAAFLAIDFKQIEDGVRYGAPREIAWMAAFGLTLSLVWIYVQMLQLVTAITGND; encoded by the coding sequence ATGAGGAGCAGCAACCCGGTCTTCTCGCGAGGGTTCCGCGACAACGGCTACGCCGGCTTCAACGGTGCCCCGCAGGCCGGGACCGCGGCCCAGGGCAACCCGTACGCGAACAACCCCTACGCGGAGCCCACCAACCCGTACGCGGCGAACCCGTACGCGCAGGGTCCCGACACCCAGCAGGGCGCCCCGCAGGCCCCCGCGCGGGCCGACCGGATGACGATGGACGACGTCGTCATGCGCACCGGCACCACGCTGGGCCTGGTCGTCGTCGCGGCGGTCATCGGCTGGGCGGCGAAGATCCCGGTGGGCGTCGGTTTCGCCGCGGGCCTCGTCGCGATGGTGCTCGGCTTCGTCCAGTCCTTCAAGCAGAAGCCCGTCCCCGCGCTGATCCTGGGGTACGCGGCCCTGGAGGGCCTGTTCCTCGGCGTGGTCAGCCGGTCGTACAACCACTACGCGGACGGCGCCCCGGTCCAGGCCGTGCTCGGCACGATCGCCGTGTCCGTCGGTGTCCTGATCGCCTACAAGACCCGGCTGATCCGCGTCGACCGCCGCTTCATCCGCTTCGTGACGGCCGCCGCCATCGGCTTCGTCCTGCTGATGCTGGTGAACGTCCTGTTCGCCGCCTTCGGCGGCGGTGACGGCCTCGGCCTGCGCTCGGGCCCGCTGGGCATCGGCGTCGGCGTCATCGGCGTCCTGATCGGCGCGGCCTTCCTGGCGATCGACTTCAAGCAGATCGAGGACGGCGTCCGCTACGGCGCCCCCCGCGAGATCGCCTGGATGGCGGCCTTCGGCCTCACGCTGTCGCTGGTGTGGATCTACGTCCAGATGCTCCAGCTGGTCACCGCCATCACCGGCAACGACTAG
- a CDS encoding AMP-binding protein yields the protein MIYRSPFQDIDLPGRPLDEYILDGASERGDHPALVDAVSGRTITYTELAGLVDSVAAGLADAGLKPGEVLAVYSPNSLFYPVVCLAAARAGAAVTLVNALATAKDLARQLQDAEARILFTVSALLPTVREAGGDTVREVFVLDEAEHHRSIGDLAGSGAPRPAADASRGSADIALLPYSSGTSGAAKGVVLTHGNVTANIAQMSHALEVTPDHRVLAVLPFFHAYGFSTLIGVTLRSGATLVVLPRFDLAGFLDILTGQRITHALVAPPIALALAKHPLVEGRDFSSIQQLLSAAAPLKPELAEMVHRRIGVPVVQAYGMTELSPGAHVPPRGQTPPPGSVGKPLPSTECRLVSPEDGRDVAPGEEGELWVRGPQVMRGYLGRPTETAEVVDEDGWLHTGDLARVDEDGWFFISDRVKELIKYKGYQVLPGELEAVLLTHPGVADAAVVGVVDEDGMETPRAYVVAAPGPGDGAALTAEAVMEYVAARVAPYKKVRSVAFLDALPRSNAGKILRRELRNPAAGAGRAGS from the coding sequence ATGATTTATCGCAGCCCGTTCCAGGACATAGATCTTCCGGGCCGACCGCTCGACGAATACATTCTCGACGGTGCCTCGGAGCGCGGTGACCACCCCGCCCTGGTGGACGCGGTGAGCGGCCGGACCATTACCTACACGGAGCTGGCCGGGCTGGTCGACTCCGTGGCCGCGGGACTCGCCGACGCAGGGCTGAAGCCGGGCGAGGTCCTGGCGGTTTATTCCCCGAATTCCCTTTTCTACCCGGTGGTCTGTCTCGCCGCCGCCCGGGCCGGAGCCGCCGTCACCCTGGTGAATGCGCTGGCCACCGCCAAGGACTTGGCCCGCCAGCTGCAAGATGCGGAAGCCCGCATTCTATTCACCGTCTCCGCATTGCTCCCCACGGTCCGTGAGGCGGGCGGCGACACCGTGCGCGAGGTGTTCGTCCTGGACGAGGCCGAGCACCACCGGAGCATCGGCGACCTGGCCGGCTCCGGCGCCCCGCGGCCGGCCGCCGACGCCTCCCGGGGCAGCGCGGACATCGCGCTGCTGCCGTACTCCAGCGGCACCTCCGGGGCGGCGAAGGGCGTGGTGCTCACCCACGGCAACGTCACCGCGAACATCGCCCAGATGAGCCACGCCCTGGAGGTCACCCCCGACCACCGGGTGCTGGCGGTGCTGCCCTTCTTCCACGCCTACGGCTTCAGCACGCTGATCGGCGTCACCCTGCGCTCCGGCGCCACGCTGGTGGTCCTGCCGCGGTTCGACCTCGCGGGCTTCCTCGACATCCTGACCGGGCAGCGCATCACGCACGCCCTCGTGGCGCCGCCCATCGCGCTCGCCCTCGCCAAGCACCCCCTGGTCGAGGGCCGCGACTTCTCCTCGATCCAGCAGCTGCTCAGCGCCGCCGCCCCGCTCAAGCCCGAGCTCGCCGAGATGGTCCACCGGCGCATCGGCGTCCCCGTCGTCCAGGCCTACGGCATGACCGAGCTGTCGCCCGGCGCCCATGTCCCGCCCCGCGGCCAGACCCCGCCGCCCGGCTCGGTCGGCAAGCCGCTGCCCTCCACCGAGTGCCGGCTGGTCTCGCCCGAGGACGGCCGCGACGTCGCCCCGGGCGAGGAGGGCGAGCTGTGGGTCCGCGGCCCCCAGGTCATGCGCGGCTACCTGGGCCGGCCCACCGAGACCGCCGAGGTGGTCGACGAGGACGGCTGGCTGCACACCGGCGACCTGGCCCGGGTGGACGAGGACGGCTGGTTCTTCATCAGCGACCGGGTCAAGGAGCTCATCAAGTACAAGGGCTACCAGGTGCTGCCCGGCGAGCTGGAGGCCGTGCTGCTCACCCACCCCGGCGTCGCCGACGCGGCCGTCGTCGGCGTGGTCGACGAGGACGGCATGGAGACCCCCAGGGCCTACGTCGTCGCCGCGCCGGGCCCCGGCGACGGCGCCGCGCTCACCGCCGAGGCCGTCATGGAGTACGTCGCGGCCCGCGTGGCCCCGTACAAGAAGGTGCGGTCGGTCGCGTTCCTCGACGCCCTGCCCCGCTCGAACGCGGGCAAGATCCTGCGCCGCGAGCTGCGGAACCCCGCCGCCGGGGCGGGCCGGGCCGGCTCGTGA
- a CDS encoding acetyl-CoA C-acetyltransferase encodes MPEAVIVSTARSPIGRAFKGSLKEMRADDLTATIIGAALAKVPELDPRDIDDLMLGCGLPGGEQGHNLGRIVAVQMGMDHLPGCTITRYCSSSLQTSRMALHAIKAGEGDVFVSAGVETVSRTVNGSSDGMPGSHNPLFAEAEARTAARAEQGADEWHDPREDGLVPDAYIAMGQTAENLARLKGISRQEMDEFGVRSQNLAEEAIKNGFWAREITPVTTPDGTVVTKDDGPRAGVTLEGVQGLKPSFRPDGLITPGNCCPLNDGAAALVIMSDTKARELGLTPLARIVSTGVSALSPEIMGFGPVEASKQALRRAGLGIGDIDLIEINEAFAAQVIPSYQALGADLDRVNVNGGAIAVGHPFGMTGARITGTLINSLQWHDKQFGLETMCVGGGQGMAMVIERLS; translated from the coding sequence ATGCCCGAAGCCGTGATCGTCTCAACCGCCCGCTCCCCGATCGGCCGCGCCTTCAAGGGCTCGCTGAAGGAGATGCGCGCCGACGACCTGACCGCGACGATCATCGGCGCCGCGCTCGCCAAGGTCCCGGAGCTCGACCCGCGCGACATCGACGACCTGATGCTCGGCTGCGGCCTGCCCGGCGGCGAGCAGGGCCACAACCTGGGCCGGATCGTGGCCGTCCAGATGGGCATGGACCACCTGCCCGGCTGCACGATCACCCGCTACTGCTCCTCGTCGCTCCAGACCTCGCGGATGGCGCTGCACGCCATCAAGGCGGGCGAGGGCGACGTCTTCGTCTCGGCGGGCGTGGAGACGGTCTCCCGGACGGTCAACGGCTCCTCCGACGGCATGCCCGGCAGCCACAACCCGCTCTTCGCCGAGGCCGAGGCCCGCACGGCCGCCCGCGCCGAGCAGGGCGCGGACGAGTGGCACGACCCGCGCGAGGACGGCCTGGTGCCGGACGCGTACATCGCGATGGGCCAGACCGCCGAGAACCTGGCGCGCCTGAAGGGCATCAGCCGCCAGGAGATGGACGAGTTCGGCGTCCGCTCGCAGAACCTCGCCGAGGAAGCCATCAAGAACGGCTTCTGGGCCCGCGAGATCACCCCGGTCACCACCCCGGACGGCACGGTCGTCACCAAGGACGACGGGCCGCGCGCCGGCGTGACCCTGGAGGGCGTGCAGGGCCTGAAGCCCTCCTTCCGCCCCGACGGACTGATCACGCCGGGCAACTGCTGCCCGCTCAACGACGGCGCCGCCGCCCTGGTGATCATGTCCGACACCAAGGCGCGCGAGCTGGGTCTGACCCCGCTGGCCCGGATCGTCTCCACCGGCGTCTCGGCGCTCTCCCCCGAGATCATGGGCTTCGGCCCGGTCGAGGCCAGCAAGCAGGCGCTGCGCCGGGCCGGCCTGGGCATCGGCGACATCGACCTGATCGAGATCAACGAGGCCTTCGCGGCCCAGGTCATCCCCTCCTACCAGGCGCTGGGCGCGGACCTGGACCGGGTGAACGTCAACGGCGGCGCGATCGCGGTCGGCCACCCCTTCGGCATGACGGGCGCCCGGATCACCGGCACGCTGATCAACTCCCTCCAGTGGCACGACAAGCAGTTCGGGCTGGAGACGATGTGCGTGGGTGGCGGGCAGGGTATGGCGATGGTCATCGAGCGGCTGAGCTGA
- a CDS encoding TIGR03619 family F420-dependent LLM class oxidoreductase, giving the protein MRFGLLTYPVHDGIEPSELGRAAEDLGFESLLFPEHTHIPASRRPRVAECEALRPRSYRVYDPFVALAAVAATTTELRIGTGPSLIAQRDPIILAKETASLDQMSGGRFLFGVGPGGDAEELRNHGGDPDTLLDLMRERVQAVKAIWTQEEASYEGTYVSFRRIWSWPKPRRRPHPPVLVAGDDEGVIDRVIAYGDEWLPYARSPARLHRRAEALRRRARAAGRADIPITVCAGEPSAEDVDEYAALGVHRILLPVTPGPAPQVLEQLKGIAGRLTVAGLG; this is encoded by the coding sequence GTGAGATTCGGCCTGCTGACCTACCCGGTGCACGACGGCATCGAGCCGAGTGAACTCGGGCGGGCGGCGGAGGACCTGGGCTTCGAATCCCTGCTCTTCCCCGAGCACACGCACATCCCCGCCTCGCGCCGGCCCCGGGTGGCCGAGTGCGAGGCCCTGCGCCCGCGCTCGTACCGCGTCTACGACCCCTTCGTGGCCCTGGCCGCCGTCGCCGCGACCACCACCGAGCTGCGCATCGGCACCGGGCCCAGCCTGATCGCCCAGCGGGACCCGATCATCCTGGCCAAGGAGACGGCGAGCCTGGACCAGATGTCCGGGGGCCGCTTCCTGTTCGGCGTCGGGCCGGGCGGGGACGCCGAGGAGCTGCGCAACCACGGCGGCGACCCCGACACGCTCCTCGACCTGATGCGGGAGCGGGTCCAGGCCGTCAAGGCCATCTGGACCCAGGAGGAGGCCAGCTACGAGGGGACGTACGTCTCCTTCCGGCGGATCTGGTCCTGGCCCAAGCCCAGGCGCCGGCCGCACCCGCCGGTGCTGGTCGCCGGCGACGACGAGGGCGTCATCGACCGGGTGATCGCCTACGGGGACGAGTGGCTCCCCTACGCCCGGAGCCCGGCCCGGCTCCACCGGCGGGCCGAGGCCCTGCGCCGGCGGGCCCGCGCGGCCGGGCGCGCGGACATCCCCATCACGGTCTGCGCGGGCGAGCCGTCCGCCGAGGACGTCGACGAGTACGCCGCCCTGGGGGTGCACCGCATCCTCCTGCCGGTCACCCCGGGCCCGGCCCCCCAGGTGCTCGAACAGCTCAAGGGCATCGCCGGGCGGCTCACCGTCGCGGGGCTCGGGTGA